The following nucleotide sequence is from Methanofollis fontis.
TCGGCCCGCCGCCCCTCGATGCGGACCGAGGTCTTCCGCTCCCCCTCGTCGATCATGCTGTCGGCAATCCGTCTGAGCGCCCGGTTCGTCTCTCCCGGTGGTGCAGTGGTGACGATGTCGATGTCGCCGATGGTGGAGCGCCCCCGGCGGAGGCTTCCGGCCACCCACGCCTCTCCCGGTATCGCCGCCATCAGCACCGCAGCACGCCTCTTTGCCCCGGAGACATCCATCCTCTCCGTCATTTTTCCGGCGGTTTCTGCGGCCCTGAGGATGTCGCTTTCCTTCTTTGCCCCGAATCCCTTCAGGGCCCTGACCCGCCGGTTTCTGGCGGCGGCGATCAGGCTGTCGGTATCCTCCACCCCGAGTTCGGTCCAGAGGCGCCGCACCGTCTTCGGGCCGACGCCGGGCAGGTCGAGGAGAGGGATCAGCCCGGGCGGGGTCGCATCGATCAGCCGCTCCCGCTCGGTGCAGGTGCCGGTCTGGACGATCTGATGTATTTTGCCTGCAAGTGCCCGGCCGATCCCGGGGATCGCCTCGAGTTCCTCCTCGGTCAGGTCGCCGACCGGCCCGGTGAGGTGGCCGATCCGGTCTGCCGCCGCCATATATGCCCTGACCTTGAACCGGTTCTCGCCCTGCACCTCCAGCAGCTGCCCGATCTCCTCCAGGACCCGGGCCACCTGCCGGTTGGTCATCTCCATAGATGGAGGTGGTCGGCATGCCCTATAGGCCTGACGGGGTGGCGGTGCAGGGAAGCAAATCCATAAGACCGCCCACTCCAAATGGATGATATGAACTCCTCCGTCCGTGAAGACTGTCTGGAGGCGATCCTCTCCCTGGGGCGGCCTGACGGCTGCCCGGTCCCACGAGAGGGGGTCGTGGCGGCAGTGGACGCCGACCCTGCCGATATCGATTCGTCACTTGCAGGGCTCATCGCGGAGGGTGCCGTCCTGGAAGAGGACGGCGGCCTGTTCCTCTCCCCGGAGGGGCGGGCGATCGCCGAACTGATCCTGAGAAAGCACCGCGTTCTGGAATGTTTCCTGACCGAAATGCTTGGCATGGACACCGGGACCGCCTCAAAGGAGGCCTGTGTGCTCGAACACGATATCTCGGACGAGGCGATCGACCGTCTCTCTACCTATATCAGGGGGCCGCGCCGGAATGTCCGTCCCCCCTGGCGTTCAGGGAGGTGCGGCGACCGCCATATGGGCGCGTCCCCCCTTCCCTGCACTGAAAACGCCCTTCCTTCCGGCGGATACCGACGATGTCCGGAGGCCGAGGGTCTGCATTCCCTGCTCGAGTTTGCAGAGGGGGACGAACTCCAGGTGGCGATGATCCGGTGCATCGGCCGGAACACCCGCCTGATCGACCTCGGCGTGCTGCCGGGCGAGCACGTCACCCTGGTCCGGAAACTCCATAACAATGCCGTCGTCCTCAGGGTGAAGGGGGCGGACATCGCCCTTTCGCCCGAGATCGCCTCGACCATTTTTGTGGAGCGCCGTGCATGAGGTGCGCCCTTATCGGAAACCCGAGTGTTGGAAAATCGCTCATCTTCAACCAGCTCACCGGTCTCGGTGTCGAGGTGAGCAATTATCCGGGCACGACGGTCGAACTGATGTCGGGCACCCTCTGCTTCGAGCGCACCGCCCTCTCGATCGTCGATCTCCCCGGCATATACTCGATCGACGGCGGATCGGCAGAGGAGGAACTGGTCCGCACCCATCTTCTCACCGACCCGCCCGACATGCTTGTCGTCGTCCTCGACGCCACCCGGATGGAGCGGAACCTCTACCTCCTTCTCCAGGTGATCGAGTACGCCATTCCGACGCTGGTCGTGCTGAACATGATCGACGAGGCGGCGGCACAGGGGATCGTCATCGACCGTCAGCGCCTCTCCTCCCTCCTCGGTCTGCCGGTGATCGAAACCGCCGCCTCCCTCGGAAAGAACATCGGGGAGATCATCCCGACACTCCTCTCCGAGGGCCGCACCACCACGTTCTCGGTCCCCTATGCCCCGCAGATCCAGGCAGCCGTCCGGAGCCTTGAGCGGTTCTATGGTGCCGAGCGACTTCCCGCCCTGCAGGCCCTGCAGGGGATAGGGGCATCGGCCGAACTGATCGAGGGTGCGCGGACCATCGCCGCCGAGATCGAGGCGCGGGACCACATCACCCCCCAGCAGATCATCGCCGCAAACCGGCACCTGGCCGCCCGGCAGATCGCGGGGGAGGTGGTGGGATCGCAGGAGCCAGACCGCCGGTTCTCGGCGGACCGTCTGCTCACCCGGCTCATGCCCGGCATACCGATCCTCCTTGCCGTGCTGCTCTCGATGCTGTTTATCGTGTTCACCCTGGGCTCCTTCCTGGAAGAGGCGATCGTCGAGACCTTCACCCTCTATGTGATCGATCCCTTCATGGCCCTCGGTCTGCCGCCGCTTGCCGAGTCCCTCGGACAGGCCGCCCTGCTTGCGATTGTCGCCGGTCTCGGGATCGCCTTCCCCTTCGTCCTGATCTTCTATATCCTCCTCTCGATCGTCGAGGATACCGGCTACCTGACGAGGGCAGCGTTCCTTGCAGACCGGGCGATGCATGGTCTCGGCCTCCACGGCGGTGCGATCATCCCGATGGTGATGGCATTCGGCTGCAACGTGCCGGCAGTGATGGCCGCAAGCCAGATGCGGACCGGCCGCGAGCGCACGATCGCCGCCTTCCTGATCACCATGGTCCCCTGTTCGGCGCGGACAGTGATCATCACCGGGATCGTGGCAGCGTTTGTTGGTATCTGGGCGGCGCTTTCGATCTATGCGATCGTTCTCGTGCTCATCCTCATCACCGGCCTCCTCCTCGCCCGGCACATCCCCGGCGGGCAGTACGGCATGATCCTTGAGATGGCGCCGCTCCGCCGCCCTGATCCGGTGCTGGTGCTGAAGAAGTCATGGACCCGGATCGGCGAGTTCCTCTTCATCGCCATGCCCCTCCTGCTCGTCGGGAGCGTCATCCTCGGCGCCCTTGACTATTATGGAGTAACCGATGCCTTTGCCGCGATGGTCGCCCCCATCTCCGAAGGGGTGCTGGGTCTTCCCTCCTATGCCGCCACCGCCCTTCTCTTCGGGATCCTCAGGAAGGAGATGGCGTTTGAGACGCTGGCCGTTCTGGCCGGCACCGCCGACCTGGGGGCGGTGATGACCGGCATCCAGCTCTATACATTTGCCGTGATCAGTGTGCTGTTTGTCCCCTGTATCTCGACGATCGCCGTCCTGTGGCGACAGATGGGAGCCCGCGTGACCATCGCAGTCTCGGCATACACGATCATGCTCGGCTTTTTAATAGGTGCGCTCATACACTTGATAGCGGGATAGGCATGGATCCGTTTCGGAGCGGCATTGAAAAGATAGATGGGGAGATCGGAGGGATCCGGCCAGGATCCAACATTCTTCTGCTGGCTCCTCCCTTTGCTGACGCCGAGAGGCTTGCATATTTCCTGACCGAACCGGGCGATTCTGATTATACCATCGTCATTTCGACCGACCAGGACGCGCAGGACATTGTCGCCTCGTACAATCTGCCGGATTCCGCCTCGCACCGTCTCTGGATCATCGACTGCATCACCAAGACGATGACCCCGACGGTCCCTGACGAGGAGCAGGTGAAGTTCGTTGGCAGTCCGGTGGACCTCACCGGCATGGGGATCAAGTTCACCAAGATCCTGGACGCCATCCAGCGCACCGAGTCGGCGAATGCGACCATCCCGGGCACCCCCAGGATCCGTGTCTGCATCAATTCCCTCTCCAGTTTTCTGGTCTATACCAAACTTGAGTCAATATACCGCTTTTTTCATATCCTCTCGGCCAGGATCCGGCGGATGAACGGGATCGCTGTCTATATCCTCAACCCGGAGGGTGTGGATGAGAAGACCCTGTCGACCCTGAAACAACTGATGAACGGTCTGATCGAGGTGAAGGAGGACGAGAACGATCCTGGTCTCCACACCCTCCGTTTCCAGATGACCTCTGGCGGCGGTGTATCGCCGGTCAGGTACCGCTTTTCGGGCAACGACCTGGTGGTGGAGACATGATCTATACCGGTGTTGAGGCGCTCGACGAGATGCTCGGGGGGGGCGTACCGAAGGGCAGGAGCGTCTTCATCTCCCTCGAACCGGGTGTCGACGGGCAGGGGTTCATGTTCAGCGCCCTGAAGAGTGCCTGTGCGATGGGCAAGCGCTGTCTGGTGATCGCCCCCTTCACCACACGGGAGGCATTTCTCTCTGATCTGGCGGCAACGCCCTATCGTCTTGACGCCATTGACCGACTCCGGTTTCTCGACTCCTCCGACTATGACGAGATCGATGCCCGTGCCGTCGACGAGGACGCATGGCGCTCCTCCTTTGATGCCAGGATCGACCGGTGCTGTTCTGAGGGGGGGTTCGATGCGGTCTTCATCTACTGCAACCGCATCTGCGACGAGATCGGGACCGAGGAGACGCTGAAACTCTTTCTTTCGAGGTGCAGGGGGAAAAAGGTCAACCTGTTTGTGGAATACCTCAACCTCTACGACGACGACCACCTTGACGACCTCATCGCCGCCGCCCCCTTCGACCTCTCTCTCTCGATAGGCGAGGGCTACGGAAACCTGCTCTTCATCAACCATTTCAGGATCCACCATGCCGCATGGACCCCCCTTCCCTCGCGGCAGATCCCGTTTGTGGTGCGCGACGACGGTTCCCTCTCACCCCAGATCCCGAAGATCGTCGTCACCGGACCGGTGGATGCCGGGAAGACCACCTTCATCCAGACCGCCTCTGAGACCTGGGTCTCATCCGATCGGCTGGGGATGTCGGGCAGTCCGACGACGGTGGCGATGGACTTCGGTCACCCGCTGGTCACCTGCCGGGGCTTTGAGATCACCCTTGTCGGGACGCCTGGACAGGAGCATTTCGGTCCGATCATCGCTCATCTGCTCACAAATGCCACGGGCGTCATCTTTGTCGTGGATGGGAGATGCCCGGACGACCTTGGGCGCGCCCGGCAGATCCTGAATCTGGTGCGGGCGAAATCCATTCCTTTTGTGATGGCGGCAAACAAACGCGACCTCCCCGGCATGATGTCGGAGGACACCATACGACGACTGCTCTCCCTCCCTCCAGACGCCCCCGTGATCCCGATCTCGGCCCTGCGGAGGGAGGATACCATGGCGGTGATCGACAGGCTTATCCGCCTGATCACCCGCGAACCGCTATCGGAGTGAACCTGTTATGCTGACATTTATCGGGCTCGGTCTCTATGATGAGACCGACATATCTCTGAAGGGCCTCGAACGGATACGCCGCTCTGAGCATGTATTTCTGGAACGATATACCTCCATCCTCACCGGCACCGACCCCGGTCGCCTTGAGGCGCTGTTTGGAAAACCGCTCCGGATGCTCGATCGGGAGGACGTCGAGAACCATCCGGAGACCTTTCTCACCCTCGCAAAGGATGCGGACGTCGCCTTCCTCACTGCAGGGGACCCGATGGTCTCCACCACGCATATCGACCTGCGGATCAGGGCGGCGTCGATGGGGATCGAGACCTCGATCATTCATGGTGCCTCAATCGTCAGCGCCGTCTGCGGGCTGACCGGGCTCCAGAACTATCGGTTCGGGAAGTCCTGCTCCCTGCCGTTCCCCTACGGGCGATGGGCGCCGACGACACCGATCGAGGTGATCGAGCACAACATGGCAGAGAACCTCCATACCCTGGTCTATCTCGACATCCAGCCCGGGCGGTATATGACCGTCCATGAGGCGGTGGGGATGCTCGAGGGGATGGCGGCGGAGCGCGGCCTCTCCATCCCGGTGTATGTGGGGGTGGCGCGGGCGGGTTCGCCCTCGCCGGTGGTCGCTGCCGGCGATGCCGCCGCCCTTGAAGGTGTGGATTTTGGCGACCCCCTCCATATCCTGGTGGTGCCCGGCGACCTCCACCTGATGGAGCGCGACTACCTGGAGACCTTTGCCGGGCTATGAGCGCCCTGCTCGACGCCCTGGAGGCGGCACTCCTCAGGACCGGATCGCTCCCGTCTGCCGATTCGCCCCTTGGCGCCGTCTCCGGTGTGATCCTGAGGATGGCGACCTCGTATCTCTCCGACGGGCGGACGTTTGAGCACCGGGGTGACGATGTGAATGCCCATGCGAGCGCCGTCTATGCATTCGGCTGGCTGGATGCAGGTATCTATCTTGGTTATCTCACCTCCTCCGGCGTTCCGCTCCCTTCCTTCGGGGCGGCGATACCCGCCGATCAGGCGGAGCACCTTGCCGAGAAGAGCGGGCGCTACCGCCGTCTGCTCGATCAGGCGATCGCCGCCCTCGAACCGGCCCCTGATCCCGAGACGCCGATGCACCCCGCCGCCTCCCGGTTACTCGCCGAGGGGCGTGCCGCCCTGCTGCGCGGGAGTGCGGAAGGAGATGATGACGCCGCTGCCCTTGCATGGTATTCGTACGGCTTTGGCTGGCTTGATGCCGGTGTGCAGGCAGGCCTCTTCAGGATCATCGCTTCCCGTGAAATCTTCACTGTATGAGTCTTTCCGGCCATTCCATTCCTCAAAGCGTTTATACTATGCTCCATAACCTTATGGAACAGGCGGCATGCCACTCCGGGGCATGCCCGGGGGCTGAATGAAGCGGTCTCAGTGGAAGTGGCTGTTTGTCTCTCTGGGTTTCAGTACGGTCGTGCTCGCGCTCGTCCTCTATTTCACCTTTGACGAGTCGACGATCGACTACCTCAAACAGCTGAACCCCTGGTGCCTGCTCCTGGCGCTGCTGGCCCATGTCGTCGCCCTCGGTTTCTGGGCCGGTCGGATGAAGTCCATGTCGCGGTCGCTCGGCTACTCGGTCGGTTTCTTCCACTGTCTCAATGCCGTGTTCGCCAACCTGCTTATCGCCGCCATCACGCCGTCGCAGGCAGGCGGCGAACCGGTGCGCATCCATGAGCTCTACCGCGCCGAAGTGCGCCTCGGTGACGCCACGGCCGTCGTGATCATGGAACGTATCCTGGACGGGGTCGTCCTTGTAGCGATCAGCCTGGTCTCGATGCTCCTTCTCGGGCAGCAGTGGCAGAGCATGGCACCCGGCCTTGCAGCATTCATCTATCTCTCCTGGGGCCTGATCGCCGTTCTCGTGTTCTTCTTTGCGTACTCGGTGAAAAACCCGCAGATGCTCAAAGACCTGCTCAGACGCATCTCAGTCTGGCTGGAACGCCGGAAACGGCGTCGCAACGCCGAAAAATTAAACGCACTCCTGGAGCGGATCGACAATGAGGTGGACAATTTCCACGACAGCCTCGGGCGCTTTGTCAACCACGGCAAGGCGGGTCTGGTCTGGGGAACCCTTTTTACCGCCATCTTCTGGACGATCGAGTTCCTGATCCCCTCGGTGATCCTGGTGGGTCTCGGGGAGAAACCCTATTTTGTCGAGTCCTTCATCGCCCAGATCATCATCGCCCTGCTGATGATGATCCCCCTCACGCCGGGCGGGTCCGGGGTGGCCGAGGTGTCGGCGACCTCGATCTACGGCATGTTCGTAAACTCTTCGATTCTGGGGGTGTTCGTGCTGTTATGGCGGATGATATTCTACTACTTCAACATCTTCCTCGGCTTTGCTGCCAGTATCGGGATCCTGCAGCGCGAGGTGAAGCGGGACCGCCGGTGCCGCAACCATTAACCATGATGAGGCGATCTCCTCTTCATGGTTGCCGTCGATGCCTCGGTGCGGGGTGTGTTCTTTACTGCCGCCTCCGGAGGGGCGGTGCCGGCCGTTCTTCTTGAACTCTCACCTGGCAGGGCGCTGCCGATCTATATCGGGCTCTGGGAGGCGATATCGATCAATAATGCGCTGAATAATGATCTCCTCCCCCGCCCGGGCACCCACGACCTCTTCATGTCGATGCTCGATTCCTATGACATCAGGGTGGAGGGGCTCCATATCGACGATCTCAGGGAGGGCGTCTTTTATGCCCGCCTGCTCTCGGTCAGGGACGGTGGAGAGGAGAGTCTTGACTGCCGGCCAAGCGACGGTATCGCCATCGCCCTCCGGGCCGGTGCCCCGATCACCATTGAGGAGGCGGTTGTCGAGGCGGCGGCGGTGGACGAGGCCGATCTCCCCGACTATGTTGACCTTGCCTCCTACCTCTCCTGAACTGCTTATCGTCTTCGTGCCGCCAGTTCGGCCAGCACCTCATCGAATGTCAGGCCCGCCGCCTTGAGGGCGATCATCAAATGAAACAGCAGGTCGGCGCCCTCTTCGATGCTCCGCTCTGGCACGCCGTTCTTGACGGCCAGAATGAACTCGGTCGCCTCCTCGCCGACTTTTTCCAGGGACTTGTCGATCCCCTTCCGGTGGGTGAGCACCGAACTCACATAGGAATCGGTCGAGGGGTGGTCGGCCCGTTCGCAGATCACCGCCCAGAGGTCGGCGAGCACGTCTGAATCGCTCATGCCTCCTCTTCCTCCCCCTCCGCCGCGGCCGCCGGGGTGAGCACGACGTCCCCGATCTCATCAGAGAAGAAACGCTTCACCAGCATCCGTGCCTTCTCGATGGTGCTGCCCCCCTTCCCGATCGCAATGCCGAGGTCGGTCTTTCTGCAGACGACCACATTCATCTTTCCGCTCTCCTCGTCTATGGAAACTCCGGCCACCTCGACCGGCCTGAAGATGTTGGCGATGAAGGTCTCCTCGTCTTCGGCGTACTCCACCATCTCGATCCGCCTGCCGAGCACCTTCTGCATTTTTCTGATATTTTCACCTTTTTTTCCGATTGCAAGTCCCATGTCGCCTGGTTTGATCACATAGATCACCCGGTCGAAGCGGTCGTCGATCAGGCAGTCCACCGCCACTGAACGTGTGAGAATTCTCAGTTCCTCGATATATCGTCGCTCTTTAAATCCAATATTTCTGTCCATTGTTGATATCCTTTTGAATTTTGATATACTCTAATATCTGTTCTGTTTATGGTTGAGTGGTCTGTGATGTGCCCATATATATTTTCTCTGGAGCAAAAAAAGGTCGCCTGACCGGTGATATGCCGGTCCGGCGGGAATGGCACTACGATGATGGTTCTGTTACTGTGTGGCATGTCCCGTCAGATGGGTGTGTCCGACCATCTGCCGGGGACAACCGCCCGTATTGTCGGTTGTCGTATATATTTATTTCCGTTTGGTCTGGACGGTGTGGTGGGCCCCCACGCCGCCCTGACGACACCGCTCCGCGTTTTCCCCGATAATGAGGGCGAGTGCATCGGTGCAGTGCGAGGGCGCCAGATAGGGCAGGGTGCGGAGGGCGGTTCGGTCGGTGTTGGAGACGGCGTGGAAACCGCCGATCGCCCCGTGGACGGTGCCGTGCCCCCGCACATCCTCGATGATCGTGCTGATGTGCGGATGGGCGCACCCCGTGATGATGAAGAAACCATCCGCTCCCTCCAGGGCCAGCGCCTGTTCTGGAATGGCGCCGGCCAGTGGACCGGTGGAGAAGATGCCGGGAGCGATTTCCTGCCAGTCCCTGACGATATGCATCCGGGCGACGCTCTGTACTGCGGTCTTTGTCTCATCAGAAAAGGTATCCAGGAGGTAGACGTCGAGATCGGGGTTTCTGCCGAGCACGGCGGCGAGTCCGCCGATATGGTCCCAGTGGTCATGGGAGAGCACAAGTGTGCGGATATCTGCGGGATCGATCCCCAGGGCCGCCATGTTGGAGGCGAGGACCGCCGCATCGCCGCCGGTGTCAAAGAGGAGGGCGGCCTCCTTGATATAGCAGGAAAATCCCCACTCCGTCTTGAGGCGGGAGTCGCCGGGGATGTTGTTGTAGATCTCGGTGATGGTAAACATAGCAGATCGAGCGCTCTATCCCTGCATAACAGTATTTATTGGGGTAATTGCCGGGATCGGGGAGAAAAGAAAAAAGGGGGGTTAGCGGCAGAGGTAGGTGATGCTCACCGATGCCGTGACCTTCACATCGCCGGTCTCGATGGGGGTCGGCACCGCCCCGGCAGCGCTCTCCACCATGTCATAGGCGCGGTAGTTGCCGTACATCGGGACATATGTCCCGCCGATGGAGATCTCCTTGACGCCGGTGATGGTCATGTCGGCAGCGACGGCGACGGCATCGGCATCGGAGCGTGCCTGATCAACTGCCTTTGTCAGCGCCTCGCTCCTGAACTGCTGCTGCCGCTCGGTGCTGAGCGTGAAGTAGAGGTTGTTCACCCGGTTTGCCCCGTTTGAGACCGCCAGATCGATGATCTCGCCGGTGCGGGTGACATCGTTCAGGGTGACCTCCAGCGTGTTGGTGACATGGTAGACGATGGTGCTCCCACCGAAGGGTCTTGTTTCGTCCTGTTTTTCGGGATAGATGTTGTAGCCGGTGGTCTTCAGATCTTCAGGGGCGATTCCGGCCGCCTTGAGGGCCGCGATCACGCCGTCCATTGCTGCGGCGTTTGCCGTCTGGGCTACCTTCGGATCGGTGTTCTGGGTCTCGACGGCAAAGGATATCACGGCGCGGTCCGGGGTTGTGGTGACCTCGCCGGTGCCGGACGCATGGATCAGGCGTTCGTCGGTGCTGTCGGTGGCGGCGCTGGCGCTCCAGACGCCTGCCGCCAGCAGCACCAGCAGTGCCGCACAGAGTGCGAGTGTTCGGGTCTTCATGACAATCATACCCTATTCTGGCATCTGAATAGAAATACCTTCCCAAGAGTTCAAAAAAATTCGCAGTTAATATCTCATGGATCGCGGATCAGGGGGATTTTTGTGGGTTTTTGTGGTGTGGTGGATGGGGGTTCCGCCTCCCGCCCCCCCCGGTCATTATGATAGGGGCGAGGACAGTATTCGGGCTCGTCCCCGGGTGAAGGATTCGTCCCGTCAATCATCATGGGACAGAGGAAACCACCAGCAGAATAACTCACCTCCTCTTCATACCCGCGGTTTCAACGATCTGCTCCCTATCCTATCGAGGGTGTGGGCCCGGGCGGGGTCTCCCCTCCCGGTCCGGGGCGATTAATTGATCGCGAACAGCATGGGACGGGGGGTTCCACCCCCCGCTCCCCCCGGTCAATACGATAGGGGACGGGGGCAGTATTCGGGCTCATCCCTGGGTGAAGGATTCGTCCAGTCAATCATCATGGGGCAGAGGAACCCACCAACAAAGATAATCCGCATCAGCCCCATTTCCACGGCTTCAACGATCTGCTCCCTATCCCGTCGAGGGGGGGGGTCCGTGCGGGGTCTCCCCTCCCGGTCCGGGGCGATTAATCGATCGCGAACAGCATGGGACGGGGGGTTCCACCCCCCGCTCCCCCCGGTCAATACGATAGGGACGGGGACGGTTCTGCGGAGCATCCCCTCATACGTGGGTTCGTCCCGTCAATCATCATGGGACAGAGGGACCCACCAGCCAGAATAACCCACATCCTCTTCATATCCACGGCTTCAATGATCCGCTCCCTATCCTATCGAGGGGGTGGGTCCGGGAGGGGCCTCCCCTCCCGGCCAGGTGCGATTAATCGATCGCGAACAGCATGGGACGGGGGTTTCCATCCCCCGCACTCTCCATATATCTACACGGGCAGGGGCCACCCCTCAGGAAAATGCCCGGAATGTGCCTATTCAGCCCGACAATCCCGCATGCACCTGGCTTTACGCTCAACTATTTCCGATCGCCCTCATCGGCGCCTGAGGAGAGGGACCCGATCAGGCGGGCGATGAAGACTGCCATGAAGAGCGAACCGGAGATCGCCTCGAGATAGGCGAGGGAGCGTACCGGTGCGGTGAGGGGGGTGATGTCGCCGTAGCCGACGGTCGTGAGGGTGATGAAGCTGAAGTACAGGAAATCAGAGAAGACCATGATGCCGCCGGGACCACCCCCGCCGGAGAGCATGAAGGTCTCCGGGCTGATCGCCGCTGCAACTGAATAGGCGTTTGCCCAGGTGATCCCCATCAGCAGGTAGATGGCCACGGCCCCGAAGATCATGTCGTCGGTCAGTCTGCCCCTGATGATGGACCGCAAAATGGCCAGGGTGGTGAAGCTGTAGAGCAGGATGGAGGAGATCCCCTGCGCCAGGACAATGTGGGGGTACTGGAAGAAATAGTCAGACCAGCCGATGCCGATCGCCGGCACCGCCAGAAACACGGCAAAGTAGAAGGGCCCTCGCCGTTCGCTCACAGAGAAGACTGCTGTTATCAGGGTGGCGGTGGAGACGATCTTCAGGGCGAGCATCCCGATCGCCGAATTTTCGAGGTAGGGGTAGAGCACCAGCAGGAGGACGAGCGGGAGGGCGAGCAGCAGATATTTATGCCCTTCAAGCCGCCGGTGCACCCGCATGCCGTGGGCCACGATATCATCCGCATCCCCGTTTCCCGTCATTTATCGCCCTCTTCAGTCCGCAGTATCCCTCTGGTCTCTTCTGATATGGTCTTTTTCTTTTTTCAGCAGTCCGCACCGCCAGGAAACGACTCAATCCTGTATGCGTGGGTGAGCGGTTCCATCATGGATTCACTCTGCCTGGACGGGCGACCGGGTGGTGCCGTGAAAACCTTAATCGTCCGGTGAATTTGAGATGTATATGGAAAATATGCCGAAAAAAAAGCATTCTTCGTCCGGTGACGCTGCCGGGCCCTGTGGGATGGTGTCCGATCCCCCCATCGGAGACCTCCACGCACCACGCGGCCGTCGGCGGTGCGATCTCTGCGGGGAATGGTATCTGCCGGACTCCTCTTCTGACCAGAATGCCGATCTCTGTCCGGTCTGCCGGCGCACCTCTGTACGCATCTGCCCCTACTGTGAACGCCCGTTCAGGACGGACGCATGGCTGCACGATATCTGCCCGGAGTGTTATGATGAGCAGGAGTGGCGGCAGTGCGGCGGCCGCGGGGATGAGGGCGAAGAGGATTTTGACAGCCTGGACGGCTACTGACCCGCTCTTTTATTCCCCTTCTGCCGCAGGATCAACCGCAGGTTCGGGACGATCATATACACTGTGAACCCCCCGCCGATACGGTGACTCTCCGGCCGATAGACCGAGAGGCGCATGAATTCGTTCTCCAGGTCTTCAAGTTGAGCACAGTATTCATCCCCGTCCTCCCTGCTGGACCGTGCGATGCGCTCTGCAGCGGGGAGGATCCGTTCCCTGAGCGCTGATACGCGTGTCTGGTTTACATCGGTCAGGAGCAGGCGTGAGGCCCGCCCCTGCAGGGTCCGAACGATGATCAGCTGGGCGAGCAGGATCGGGACGATCGGGAGCAGGCTTTTAAAGAGGGTGATATTCTCAAAGTCCATCAGGGTGTTCAGCGTCATGCCGGGCAGGAGCATGGCGGCGATAACCAGGGTGCCGGCAATGGCGGCGCCGACGCCGATGAATGCCAGAATCGTCACCGTGGAGCGGATCCCCCCCTGG
It contains:
- a CDS encoding bifunctional nuclease family protein — encoded protein: MVAVDASVRGVFFTAASGGAVPAVLLELSPGRALPIYIGLWEAISINNALNNDLLPRPGTHDLFMSMLDSYDIRVEGLHIDDLREGVFYARLLSVRDGGEESLDCRPSDGIAIALRAGAPITIEEAVVEAAAVDEADLPDYVDLASYLS
- the hisE gene encoding phosphoribosyl-ATP diphosphatase, with product MSDSDVLADLWAVICERADHPSTDSYVSSVLTHRKGIDKSLEKVGEEATEFILAVKNGVPERSIEEGADLLFHLMIALKAAGLTFDEVLAELAARRR
- a CDS encoding NusA-like transcription termination signal-binding factor translates to MDRNIGFKERRYIEELRILTRSVAVDCLIDDRFDRVIYVIKPGDMGLAIGKKGENIRKMQKVLGRRIEMVEYAEDEETFIANIFRPVEVAGVSIDEESGKMNVVVCRKTDLGIAIGKGGSTIEKARMLVKRFFSDEIGDVVLTPAAAAEGEEEEA
- a CDS encoding MBL fold metallo-hydrolase codes for the protein MFTITEIYNNIPGDSRLKTEWGFSCYIKEAALLFDTGGDAAVLASNMAALGIDPADIRTLVLSHDHWDHIGGLAAVLGRNPDLDVYLLDTFSDETKTAVQSVARMHIVRDWQEIAPGIFSTGPLAGAIPEQALALEGADGFFIITGCAHPHISTIIEDVRGHGTVHGAIGGFHAVSNTDRTALRTLPYLAPSHCTDALALIIGENAERCRQGGVGAHHTVQTKRK
- a CDS encoding SIMPL domain-containing protein yields the protein MKTRTLALCAALLVLLAAGVWSASAATDSTDERLIHASGTGEVTTTPDRAVISFAVETQNTDPKVAQTANAAAMDGVIAALKAAGIAPEDLKTTGYNIYPEKQDETRPFGGSTIVYHVTNTLEVTLNDVTRTGEIIDLAVSNGANRVNNLYFTLSTERQQQFRSEALTKAVDQARSDADAVAVAADMTITGVKEISIGGTYVPMYGNYRAYDMVESAAGAVPTPIETGDVKVTASVSITYLCR
- a CDS encoding potassium channel family protein, translating into MTGNGDADDIVAHGMRVHRRLEGHKYLLLALPLVLLLVLYPYLENSAIGMLALKIVSTATLITAVFSVSERRGPFYFAVFLAVPAIGIGWSDYFFQYPHIVLAQGISSILLYSFTTLAILRSIIRGRLTDDMIFGAVAIYLLMGITWANAYSVAAAISPETFMLSGGGGPGGIMVFSDFLYFSFITLTTVGYGDITPLTAPVRSLAYLEAISGSLFMAVFIARLIGSLSSGADEGDRK